Proteins from a single region of Pseudodesulfovibrio portus:
- a CDS encoding 4Fe-4S dicluster domain-containing protein: MSEPVRKTWSPASEEYQSILGGLRESVGACMQCGTCTASCPNWHAMDVTPRAMWRMIQFGMLDEILESRTFWMCSSCYMCTLRCPRGLKLTSAMAALKRLARVDGSAAARRNSAFYEAFMDDVEAHGRVQETSMMQRYFLKRKSPTVPLAFLPLGMKMLSKGKVHLPSRGQGGVLKPLFAKAREMEGL; this comes from the coding sequence ATGAGCGAACCAGTCAGGAAGACATGGAGTCCGGCTTCGGAGGAATACCAGTCCATTCTGGGGGGGCTTCGGGAGTCCGTGGGGGCGTGCATGCAATGCGGCACCTGCACGGCGTCCTGTCCCAACTGGCATGCCATGGACGTGACCCCCAGGGCCATGTGGCGGATGATCCAGTTCGGCATGCTCGACGAGATTCTGGAGAGCCGGACATTCTGGATGTGCTCATCCTGCTACATGTGCACGCTGCGGTGTCCGCGCGGCCTCAAGCTGACCTCTGCCATGGCCGCCTTGAAGCGGTTGGCCAGGGTGGACGGCAGTGCCGCAGCCCGCAGGAACAGCGCTTTCTACGAGGCGTTCATGGACGATGTCGAGGCCCACGGCCGGGTGCAGGAGACGAGCATGATGCAGCGCTATTTCCTCAAGCGGAAGAGCCCGACAGTGCCGCTCGCCTTCCTGCCGCTGGGCATGAAGATGCTGAGCAAGGGCAAGGTCCACCTCCCGTCCAGGGGGCAGGGGGGCGTGCTCAAGCCGTTGTTCGCCAAGGCGCGTGAAATGGAGGGGTTGTGA
- a CDS encoding CoB--CoM heterodisulfide reductase iron-sulfur subunit B family protein, whose translation MKYAYYPGCSLTESAREFDISTRAVMERLGAELTEIPDWTCCGASAAEPVSELMNYVLPARNLAIVEQEMDGIDVLAPCAACYLNLYKVNREVVGDRHLHARLNEVLAASGLTYGGNVRVRHLIDVLKNDVGAKIVEQKVTDSLKGMKIAPYYGCQILRPYPVFDDPGKPVSMEPFITAMGGEVFRWSMSNRCCGASLMVAHPEVAVKSVAAILADAEGADAIVTVCPLCQMNLEAYQDKAVKAGGKAVPVLYLTQLMGLALGLDQKAMQLDKNLTLTPSVRQDIKTRAWAVPEPETDAETAGMNG comes from the coding sequence ATGAAGTATGCATACTATCCCGGATGCTCCCTGACCGAGAGCGCCCGCGAGTTCGACATCTCCACCCGGGCGGTCATGGAACGGCTCGGCGCGGAGCTGACAGAGATTCCCGACTGGACCTGCTGCGGGGCCAGCGCGGCCGAGCCTGTGAGCGAGCTCATGAACTACGTGCTGCCCGCCCGCAACCTGGCCATCGTGGAGCAGGAGATGGACGGTATCGACGTCCTGGCGCCGTGCGCGGCCTGTTACCTGAATCTTTACAAGGTCAACCGGGAGGTGGTGGGCGACCGGCATCTCCACGCCCGGCTCAACGAGGTCCTGGCGGCTTCGGGGCTGACCTACGGCGGCAACGTCCGGGTCCGACATCTGATCGACGTCCTCAAGAACGACGTGGGCGCAAAGATCGTGGAGCAGAAGGTCACCGACTCACTCAAGGGCATGAAGATCGCGCCCTATTACGGATGCCAGATCCTGCGGCCCTATCCGGTCTTCGACGATCCGGGCAAGCCCGTGTCCATGGAGCCGTTCATCACCGCAATGGGCGGTGAGGTGTTCCGGTGGTCCATGTCCAACCGGTGCTGCGGGGCGTCCCTGATGGTGGCCCACCCGGAAGTGGCCGTCAAATCCGTGGCCGCGATCCTGGCCGACGCCGAGGGCGCGGACGCCATCGTCACGGTCTGCCCGCTGTGCCAGATGAACCTGGAGGCCTACCAGGACAAGGCGGTCAAGGCGGGCGGCAAGGCGGTGCCGGTGCTGTATCTGACCCAACTGATGGGATTGGCCCTGGGGCTGGACCAGAAGGCCATGCAGCTGGACAAGAACCTGACCCTGACCCCGTCGGTCAGGCAGGACATAAAGACCCGGGCGTGGGCGGTTCCCGAGCCCGAAACCGATGCAGAAACGGCAGGTATGAACGGATAA
- a CDS encoding universal stress protein, whose protein sequence is MFKDIIVGVTPTGIDECAVKAAAEFATKFESKLYLTHVAGMEQGWGSIETLEPSGETGQLQERMTQMYGKYLESIPDSQIKVVAGIPHNELLRLARQKNTDLIVMGPHTKEYEEKRAKMWGMAGSTLERVSQRARCPVMIVCKDVDCKEPLFQNIIVATDFSDQAECAVAYGGQMARQYKANLVLIHVTEPGGPGKSECMTRLEKAYEGRMDGIQGHSYKVEVGEPAMEILRLARQQDADLIIMAHHSKESDPDKAFLGSTVTQVALNAPCPTMSVNRFFDLRCGLMYDQTGQVVEAEAEAAV, encoded by the coding sequence ATGTTTAAGGACATCATTGTGGGTGTCACGCCCACCGGTATCGACGAGTGCGCGGTCAAGGCAGCGGCCGAGTTCGCCACCAAGTTCGAATCCAAGCTCTACCTGACCCACGTGGCGGGCATGGAGCAGGGCTGGGGCTCCATCGAGACCCTGGAGCCGTCCGGCGAGACCGGCCAGCTTCAGGAACGGATGACCCAGATGTACGGCAAGTATCTCGAATCCATCCCGGACTCGCAGATCAAGGTGGTGGCCGGAATTCCGCATAACGAACTGTTGCGGCTGGCCCGGCAGAAGAACACGGACCTCATCGTCATGGGCCCGCACACCAAGGAATACGAGGAAAAGCGCGCCAAGATGTGGGGCATGGCGGGCTCCACCCTCGAGCGCGTAAGCCAGCGCGCCCGGTGCCCGGTCATGATCGTGTGCAAGGACGTGGACTGCAAGGAGCCGCTGTTCCAGAACATCATCGTGGCCACGGACTTCTCCGACCAGGCCGAGTGCGCGGTGGCCTATGGCGGCCAGATGGCCCGCCAGTACAAGGCCAACCTGGTTCTCATTCACGTCACCGAGCCCGGCGGTCCGGGCAAGAGCGAGTGCATGACCCGGCTGGAAAAGGCCTACGAAGGGCGGATGGACGGCATTCAGGGTCATTCCTACAAGGTCGAGGTCGGCGAGCCCGCCATGGAGATTCTGCGGCTTGCCCGGCAGCAGGATGCGGACCTGATCATAATGGCCCACCACTCCAAGGAAAGCGACCCGGACAAGGCGTTCCTCGGCTCCACCGTTACCCAGGTGGCGCTCAATGCGCCGTGTCCGACCATGAGCGTCAACCGCTTCTTCGATCTGCGGTGCGGCCTCATGTACGACCAGACCGGTCAGGTGGTCGAGGCGGAAGCCGAAGCAGCGGTCTAG
- a CDS encoding (Fe-S)-binding protein — translation MGEAAELLVEPKQSELVDKVKGLLPEDGNLSMCLTCGACSSGCPATGMHGMDPRKFLRLALLGQEEEIRSTPWVWLCTMCRRCVHACPMGVDIPQLVYYTRQSWPREERPKGILGSCEQALNTSGNSAMGASSEDFKFVIEDVLEEVREEQPGMENLQAPIDKKGAYYFLNQNSREPVTEPDEMVPLWKILHLVGADWTYSTKGWAAENYCMFLADDESWEKVVRNKAQAVEDLGCKVWLNTEUGHEFYAVRAGLQKFNVEHSFGMESIIRLYAKWIREGKLPVNSDWNKDLGVTFTVQDPCQLVRKSLHDPVAEDLRFVVRSVVGEENFIDMWPNKSNNYCCGGGGGFLQSGFAEERRQYGRIKLDQILRTKADYCIAPCHNCHSQIHDLSEHYEAGFPVVHLWTLICLSLGILGENEREYLGEDLKNVGL, via the coding sequence ATGGGCGAAGCAGCGGAACTGCTGGTCGAACCGAAGCAGTCTGAATTAGTTGACAAGGTCAAGGGTTTGCTGCCGGAAGATGGCAACCTGAGCATGTGCCTGACCTGCGGCGCATGTTCCTCGGGGTGTCCGGCCACCGGCATGCACGGCATGGATCCGCGCAAGTTCCTCCGCTTGGCTCTTCTGGGGCAGGAGGAGGAAATCAGGTCCACGCCGTGGGTCTGGCTCTGCACCATGTGCAGACGGTGCGTGCACGCCTGCCCCATGGGGGTGGATATCCCGCAGCTGGTCTATTACACCCGGCAGTCCTGGCCGAGGGAGGAGCGCCCCAAGGGCATCCTGGGCTCCTGCGAGCAGGCTTTGAACACGTCGGGCAACAGCGCCATGGGCGCGTCCAGCGAGGACTTCAAGTTCGTCATCGAGGATGTGCTGGAAGAGGTGCGCGAGGAACAGCCGGGCATGGAAAACCTGCAGGCGCCCATCGACAAGAAGGGGGCATACTACTTCCTGAACCAGAACTCGCGCGAACCCGTCACCGAGCCGGACGAGATGGTCCCCCTGTGGAAGATTCTCCATCTGGTCGGGGCGGACTGGACCTATTCCACCAAGGGGTGGGCCGCCGAGAACTACTGCATGTTCCTGGCCGACGACGAGTCATGGGAAAAGGTGGTCCGGAACAAGGCCCAGGCTGTGGAGGACCTGGGATGCAAAGTCTGGCTCAACACCGAGTGAGGACACGAATTCTACGCAGTCCGGGCCGGACTGCAAAAGTTCAATGTTGAGCACAGTTTCGGGATGGAGTCCATCATCCGCCTGTATGCGAAGTGGATTCGCGAGGGCAAGCTGCCGGTCAATTCCGACTGGAACAAGGACCTGGGCGTGACCTTCACGGTCCAGGACCCCTGCCAACTGGTCCGCAAATCCCTGCATGACCCGGTGGCCGAGGACCTGCGGTTCGTGGTCAGGTCCGTGGTCGGCGAAGAGAACTTCATCGACATGTGGCCCAACAAGTCAAACAACTATTGTTGCGGCGGCGGCGGCGGATTCCTGCAATCGGGATTCGCCGAAGAGAGGAGGCAGTACGGCAGGATCAAGCTTGATCAGATTCTTCGGACCAAGGCTGATTACTGTATCGCCCCGTGCCACAACTGCCATTCTCAGATCCATGATCTGAGCGAACATTACGAAGCCGGGTTCCCCGTGGTCCATCTGTGGACGCTCATCTGCCTCTCCCTGGGCATACTGGGGGAAAACGAGCGGGAATATCTCGGCGAGGACCTCAAGAACGTAGGGTTGTGA